In Jannaschia sp. W003, the genomic stretch CCGCGATGCGCGATCTCGCCGAGCGGCGCCTGTCCGAGATCGCCGCGGGCGTCGCCGCCACCTTCGGCGGCACGATCGCGGTCGATTACCAGCGCAACTACCCCGTGATGGTGAACCACGGCGAGCACACCGAGTTCGCCCGCGAGGCCGCCCGCGCGGTCTCGGGCGACTGCGACGACGCGCCCCTGGTGATGGGCGGCGAGGACTTCGCCTTCATGCTTGAGGAGCGGCCCGGCGCCTACATCCTCGTGGGCAACGGCGACACCGCCCCCGTCCACCACCCCGAGTACGACTTCACGGACGACGCGATCCCCGCGGGCTGCTCGTGGTGGGCCGAGATCGTGGAGCGGCGGATGCCGGCGGCCTGAGCGGCGTTAACCCCGCGTTAGGATCTGCGTGCGAAGGCTGGGGGGCGGAACAGGCCGAGGGGCCGATGGCCGCGCCAGCCGCCGCCGCCCGCCGCGCGATCGCGGGCCCGGCCGCCGAGGCGGGCAAAAAGTACCCCCACGTGCACGGGGGCGTTCGCGGCCGGGTCGGGTCTTCCCGCGCCGCGACGCCTCACCCGCCCCGCAGCGCCCGCCGCTGCACCTTGCCCGTGGCCGTCATCGGCAGCGCGTCGCGGAAATGCACCGCGCGCGGCGCCATGTGCGGCGACAGGCGCGCGCGCACCCAGGCGATCAGCTCCGCCTCCAGCCCGTCGGTCGCGCCCTCGGCCACAACGAAGGCTGTGATCGCCTCGCCCCGGTCGGGGTCCGGCAGGCCCACCACGGCCGCCATCACCACGCGGGGATGGGCGGCGAGGCAGCTCTCGATCTCGGTGGGGCCGACCCGGTAGCCCGAGGACGCGATCACGTCGTCGCCCCGCGCGTGGTAGCGGATCACCCCGCCCGCCAGCCGCTCGCCTAGGTCGCCCGTGCGGATCCAGCCCCCGCGCCACTTGGCCGCCGTCTCCTCGGGCTTGCGCCAGTAGCGCAGGAACGCCGCCAGGGAGCCGCGCACGCAGATCTCGCCCACCGCGCCCATGGGCACCTCGCCCCCCGCCTCGTCCTGCACCTCGACCTCGACGCCGGGCACCGCGCGGCCCAGCGTGCCCGGCACCACCGCCTGCGTGCCCGCGCAGGCCGCCATCACGAGGTTCACCTCGGTCTGCCCGTAGATCTCGTTGATCGGTGCCCCCAGCGCCGCGCGGCCCCATTGCAGGAGGTCCGCGCCCAGCGCCTCGCCGCCCGACATCACGGCGCGCAAGCATAGGCCGTCGGGCGCGGAGGCGCGGCGCATCATCTTGAGCGCGGTGGGCGGCAGAAAGGCCGCCGTCACCCGCTCCTCGGCCATCAGCGCGTAGGCCTCGGCCGCGTCGAACTTCGCGAAGCGCTTCGCCACCAGCGGCACGCCGAACGCCATCGCGGGCACGGCCAGGTCCATCAGCCCGCCGATCCACGCCCAGTCGGCGGGCGTCCACGCCACGTCGCCGGGCTGCGGAAAGCCCTCCAGCGCCGTCTCGACGCATGCCAGATGCCCCAGCAGGAAGCGGTGGGCATGGAGCACGCCCTTCGGCTCGCCCGTGGTGCCGGAGGTGTAGATCATCATCGCCGGGTCTTCGGCGGCGGTGTCCGCTATCGGCACCGTGCCGCCCTCGGGCAGCGCCTCCACGTCGAGGCGGACGCGCAAGGCGGGCAGGTCGAGGGGCGCGACCTTCGCCAGCCCCTCGGCCTCGGCCACGATCGCCACCGCGCCCGAGTCGCGCAGGCGGTAGTCCAGCGCCTCCGGCCCGAACAGCGTGAACAGCGGCAGCGACACGGCGCCGAGGCGGTGGGCGGCGAAGTGCGCCACCAGAACCTCGGCCCGCTGCGGCAGCAGGATCGCGACCCGGTCCCCCGGCCCCACCCCTTCGGCATGGAGGTGCGCGGCCAGCGCCTCGGCGGCGCGGCCCATGTCGCCGTACGT encodes the following:
- a CDS encoding AMP-binding protein, coding for MIAPTIPRLAPWDEMRAAYRAPVPERFNIGAACLFERAAAEPDRPAVIDLSGARRIWTYGDMGRAAEALAAHLHAEGVGPGDRVAILLPQRAEVLVAHFAAHRLGAVSLPLFTLFGPEALDYRLRDSGAVAIVAEAEGLAKVAPLDLPALRVRLDVEALPEGGTVPIADTAAEDPAMMIYTSGTTGEPKGVLHAHRFLLGHLACVETALEGFPQPGDVAWTPADWAWIGGLMDLAVPAMAFGVPLVAKRFAKFDAAEAYALMAEERVTAAFLPPTALKMMRRASAPDGLCLRAVMSGGEALGADLLQWGRAALGAPINEIYGQTEVNLVMAACAGTQAVVPGTLGRAVPGVEVEVQDEAGGEVPMGAVGEICVRGSLAAFLRYWRKPEETAAKWRGGWIRTGDLGERLAGGVIRYHARGDDVIASSGYRVGPTEIESCLAAHPRVVMAAVVGLPDPDRGEAITAFVVAEGATDGLEAELIAWVRARLSPHMAPRAVHFRDALPMTATGKVQRRALRGG